The Heteronotia binoei isolate CCM8104 ecotype False Entrance Well chromosome 14, APGP_CSIRO_Hbin_v1, whole genome shotgun sequence genome has a window encoding:
- the LOC132582532 gene encoding AFG3-like protein 1 has translation MQKGEFPWDNKDFRYLAVMAAGVASGFLYFAWRDPGREINWKHFVHYYLARGVVERLEVVNKQFVRVFPVPGATSEKHVWFNIGSVETFERNLETAQLELGIESSHRISVVYSTESDGSFLLNMVPTLLLVGFLLFSLRRRALGSRPSGRGGGIFSIAETTAKILKDTVDVSFRDVAGCEEAKLEIMEFVNFLKNPKQYQDLGAKIPKGAMLTGPPGTGKTLLAKATAGEANVPFITVNGSEFLEMFVGVGPARVRDMFALARKNAPCILFIDEIDAVGRKRGHGNLGGQNEQENTLNQLLVEMDGFNSSTNVVVLAGTNRPDVLDPALMRPGRFDRQIYIGPPDIKGRASIFKVHLRPLRLDTDISRDALARKMAAQTPGFTGADIANVCNEAALIAARLASPTVAAKHFEQAIERVIGGLEKKTQVLQLNEKATVAYHEAGHAVVGWFLEHADPLLKVSIIPRGKGLGYAQYLPREQFLYTREQLFDRMCMMLGGRVAEQLFFGRITTGAQDDLQKVTRSAYAQIVQFGMSDKLGQVSFALPQPGELAPEKPYSEATAELIDEEVRALIHAAHQRTLELLTSCREQVEKVGKRLLEKEVLEKADMVELLGPRPFAERSTYEEFVEGTGSLEEDISLPEGLKDWNLEREKEQEERAPDKAP, from the exons ATGCAGAAG GGAGAGTTCCCCTGGGACAACAAGGACTTCCGGTACCTGGCTGTCATGGCGGCTGGCGTTGCCTCAGGCTTCCTGTACTTCGCCTGGCGAGATCCTGGCCGAGAGATCAACTGGAAGCACTTTGTGCATTACTACCTGGCCAGAGGAGTG GTGGAGCGACTGGAAGTGGTGAACAAGCAGTTTGTGCGGGTGTTCCCTGTCCCTGGAGCGACCTCAGAG AAGCACGTCTGGTTCAATATTGGCAGCGTGGAGACGTTTGAGCGGAACTTGGAGACAGCTCAGCTGGAGCTGGGGATCGAGAGCAGCCACCGGATTTCTGTGGTGTACAGCACAGAGAGCGATGG CTCCTTCCTCCTGAACATGGTCCCGACCCTGCTGCTGGTGGGCTTCCTGCTGTTCAGTCTGAGACGCAGGGCTTTGGGCAGCAGGCCCAGCGGACGAGGGGGCGGTATCTTCAGCATTGCCGAGACCACGGCCAAGATCCTGAAGGACACCGTTGACGTGAGTTTCAGAGATGTGGCTGGCTGCGAAGAGGCCAAGCTGGAGATCATGGAGTTCGTCAACTTCCTGAAGAATCCCAAGCAGTACCAAGATCTTGGGGCCAAGATCCCAAAG GGTGCGATGCTGACTGGCCCTCCAGGCACAGGGAAAACCCTCTTGGCCAAAGCTACTGCTGGGGAAGCCAACGTCCCCTTCATCACAGTGAATGGCTCTGAGTTCCTGGAGATGTTTGTTGGTGTCGGGCCTGCTAGG GTCCGGGATATGTTTGCCCTGGCTCGGAAGAATGCCCCCTGCATCCTCTTCATTGACGAGATTGATGCTGTTGGGAGGAAGCGGGGCCATGGGAACTTGGGGGGCCAGAACGAGCAAGAGAACACCCTTAACCAGCTGCTGGTGGAGATGGATG GGTTCAACAGCAGCACAAACGTTGTGGTACTTGCGGGCACCAACCGTCCTGATGTCCTGGACCCGGCGCTGATGAGACCAGGACGCTTTGACCGGCAGATTTATATCG GCCCACCGGACATCAAAGGCAGAGCATCGATCTTCAAAGTTCACCTCCGGCCACTGAGACTGGACACAGACATCAGCAGGGATGCTCTGGCTCGAAAGATGGCTGCCCAGACGCCTGGATTCACAG GTGCCGACATCGCCAATGTTTGCAACGAGGCTGCCCTGATCGCTGCCCGCCTCGCCAGCCCCACTGTGGCCGCCAAGCACTTTGAGCAAGCCATCGAGAGGGTCATAGGGG ggctggAGAAGAAGACCCAGGTCCTGCAGCTGAATGAGAAGGCCACGGTGGCTTACCACGAGGCCGGCCATGCTGTGGTTGGGTGGTTCTTGGAGCATGCTGATCCCCTGCTGAAG GTCTCCATCATCCCCCGGGGGAAAGGACTGGGCTACGCGCAGTACCTGCCCCGGGAGCAGTTCCTTTATACCCGCGAGCAACTGTTTGACCGCATGTGCATGATGCTGGGCGGGCGCGTTGCCGAGCAGCTGTTCTTCGGCCGTATCACCACTGGTGCCCAGGATGACCTCCAGAAGGTGACCCGGTCTGCTTACGCTCAG ATTGTGCAGTTCGGCATGAGCGACAAGCTGGGCCAGGTCTCCTTTGCCCTCCCGCAGCCCGGGGAGCTGGCCCCCGAGAAGCCCTACAGCGAAGCCACCGCAGAGCTGATTGACGAGGAGGTGCGTGCCTTGATTCACGCCGCCCACCAGAGGACCCTGGAGCTGCTGACCAGCTGCCGTGAGCAGGTGGAGAAG GTAGGAAAGCGTCTCCTGGAGAAGGAGGTTCTGGAGAAGGCAGACATGGTGGAGCTGCTGGGGCCCAGGCCTTTTGCGGAGAGGTCCACCTACGAGGAGTTTGTGGAGGGGACCGGGAGCTTAGAGGAAGACATCTCCCTCCCCGAGGGCCTGAAGGACTGGAACTTGGAGCGggagaaggagcaggaggagagagcTCCGGACAAGGCACCCTAG
- the DBNDD1 gene encoding dysbindin domain-containing protein 1 — protein MEAPGGPATTGKEDPGRQRLLLDPERGRRGWQSCSQPGKPAEPLPRAAHHHKPRGGAKGRCLSCLSLLSALAVVVVRRLDRSQRPRFKSPSDLGPASVSERKTALTEEAQMPEQATPLHGLVEEPPCPPAEEEGGIPIPTSGLLQVAECRQPLSSVSSLEVHFDLLDLTELTDMSDQELAEVFADSDEENVAGEAPVGLHPSSHPLPRAGYLRSPSWTRSKADQRREKKHLSDSELQASQEEPFQPMEKPKED, from the exons ATGGAGGCGCCGGGAGGGCCCGCCACGACGGGTAAGGAGGACCCCGGCCGGCAGCGGCTTCTGCTGGACCCGGAGCGGGGGAGGCGAGGGTGGCAGAGCTGCAGCCAGCCGGGGAAGCCAGCCGAGCCCCTGCCCCGAGCAGCCCACCACCACAAGCCCAGAGGGGGAGCAAAGGGGCGTTGCTTGAGCTGCCTGAGCCTCCTCAGTg CGCTAGCAGTGGTTGTGGTTAGAAGGCTGGACCGAAGccagaggcccaggttcaaatcccccagtGACCTTGGCCCAGCCTCCGTCTCAGAGAGGAAGACAG CACTGACTGAAGAGGCCCAGATGCCAGAGCAAGCGACCCCCCTGCACGGATTGGTGGAagagcccccctgcccccccgcaGAAGAGGAAGGCGGGATCCCCATTCCCACGTCCGGGCTGCTGCAGGTGGCAGAGTGCAGGC AGCCCCTCAGCAGCGTCTCCTCCCTCGAGGTGCACTTTGACCTGCTGGACCTCACGGAGCTGACGGACATGTCTGACCAGGAGCTGGCCGAAGTCTTTGCGGACTCAGACGAGGAGAACGTGGCCGGTGAGGCCCCCGTGG GTCTCCATCCCTCCTCCCATCCCCTCCCCCGGGCCGGCTACCTGCGCTCCCCTTCCTGGACGAGGTCAAAAGCAGACCAGCGGCGGGAGAAGAAACACCTCAGTGACTCAGAGCTCCAGGCCAGCCAAGAAGAGCCTTTCCAGCCTATGGAGAAGCCGAAGGAAGACTAA